The proteins below are encoded in one region of Amycolatopsis magusensis:
- a CDS encoding putative baseplate assembly protein yields MLPAPELDDRRFQEFVDDAKRYIQRRCPEWTDHNVSDPGVTLVEVFAFMAEQICYRLNRVPDRLYVKFLDLLGLRMLPPTPATVPVTFWLSTPARAPLVIRGGTKVATTRTESDESVVFTTQADLAVVPSRIVAVRRLTGRGVASENQTTAFELGESFPLFDDPPHVEDALLIGLAEPVPGCAVRLDFDGETEGVGVNPKHPPLAWEAWTGEDWAECTVTTDETGGFNRSGRIVVHLPAGHEASMIDEQRAGWLRVRVVEPLPGQPPYSASPVLHSLVAGTVGATTGAVHARIVEFEELGESEGVPGQRFQLAAAPVLGGSYQAELEVATDTGWQSWKQVDTFAGSGPDDPHFVLDGVAGQVEFGPAVRTEDRSLRQYGAVPPFGAQVRVRRYHCGGGVRGNVARNAVDTLKSSIPFVSGVVNLRPAQGGVDGETLAEAKARGPIMLRTRSRAVTAEDYEAIAREAAPEVARIHCLTAGEDDVAHGAVKVLVVPAAAQQDHRIPFADLVPAEATLHRIADRLDDVRLVGTRVLVEPPRYRGVTVVARLVARTRLDPEEIRLRALETLYAYLNPLTGGEQGTGWAFGRRVGHGEIFARLQGVRGVDVVEDVRVYGANPVTGERGAEVTRLSVGAGGLAFSFDHQVRVERS; encoded by the coding sequence GTGCTGCCCGCCCCCGAACTCGACGACCGCCGGTTCCAGGAGTTCGTCGACGACGCCAAGCGCTACATCCAGCGCCGCTGTCCGGAGTGGACCGACCACAACGTCTCCGACCCGGGGGTGACCCTGGTCGAGGTGTTCGCGTTCATGGCCGAGCAGATCTGCTACCGGCTCAACCGGGTCCCGGACCGGCTCTACGTCAAGTTCCTGGACCTGCTGGGCCTGCGGATGCTGCCGCCCACCCCGGCCACGGTGCCGGTGACCTTCTGGCTGTCCACCCCCGCCCGCGCGCCGCTGGTCATCCGCGGCGGCACCAAGGTGGCCACCACCCGCACCGAGAGCGACGAATCGGTGGTCTTCACCACCCAGGCCGACCTGGCCGTGGTGCCCAGCCGGATCGTCGCCGTGCGGCGGCTCACCGGGCGCGGGGTCGCCAGTGAGAACCAGACCACGGCGTTCGAACTGGGGGAGTCCTTCCCCCTGTTCGACGACCCCCCGCACGTGGAGGACGCGCTGCTGATCGGCCTCGCCGAGCCGGTGCCCGGGTGCGCGGTCCGGCTCGACTTCGACGGCGAGACCGAGGGCGTTGGCGTCAACCCGAAGCACCCGCCACTGGCGTGGGAGGCGTGGACCGGCGAGGACTGGGCGGAGTGCACGGTCACCACCGACGAGACCGGCGGGTTCAACCGGTCCGGGCGCATCGTGGTGCACCTGCCTGCCGGGCACGAGGCCAGCATGATCGACGAACAGCGCGCGGGCTGGCTGCGCGTGCGGGTGGTCGAACCACTGCCGGGCCAGCCCCCGTACAGCGCCTCCCCGGTGCTGCACAGCCTGGTCGCGGGCACCGTGGGCGCCACGACCGGGGCCGTCCACGCGCGCATCGTCGAGTTCGAGGAGCTGGGCGAGTCCGAGGGGGTGCCGGGGCAGCGGTTCCAGCTCGCGGCGGCCCCCGTGCTCGGCGGCTCGTACCAGGCCGAGTTGGAGGTGGCCACGGATACGGGCTGGCAGTCGTGGAAGCAGGTGGACACCTTCGCCGGCAGCGGCCCCGACGATCCGCACTTCGTCCTGGACGGGGTGGCCGGGCAGGTCGAGTTCGGGCCGGCGGTGCGCACCGAGGACCGTTCGCTGCGCCAGTACGGGGCGGTGCCGCCGTTCGGCGCCCAGGTGCGGGTGCGCCGCTACCACTGCGGTGGCGGGGTGCGCGGCAACGTCGCCCGCAACGCGGTGGACACGCTGAAGAGTTCCATCCCGTTCGTCTCGGGCGTGGTCAACCTGCGCCCGGCGCAGGGCGGGGTCGACGGGGAGACGCTGGCCGAGGCCAAGGCCCGCGGCCCGATCATGCTGCGCACCCGCAGCCGGGCGGTCACCGCCGAGGACTACGAGGCCATCGCCCGTGAAGCCGCGCCCGAGGTGGCCCGCATCCACTGCCTCACCGCGGGCGAGGACGACGTGGCGCACGGCGCGGTGAAGGTGCTCGTGGTCCCGGCCGCCGCGCAGCAGGACCACCGCATCCCGTTCGCCGACCTGGTGCCGGCCGAGGCGACCCTGCACCGCATCGCCGACCGCCTCGACGACGTGCGCCTGGTCGGCACCCGGGTGCTGGTCGAACCGCCGCGCTACCGCGGGGTCACCGTGGTGGCCCGGCTGGTGGCCCGCACGCGGCTCGACCCGGAGGAGATCCGGCTGCGGGCGCTCGAAACGCTCTACGCCTACCTGAACCCGCTCACCGGCGGCGAGCAGGGCACCGGCTGGGCCTTCGGCAGGCGCGTCGGCCACGGGGAGATTTTCGCGCGGCTGCAAGGGGTTCGCGGGGTCGACGTGGTGGAGGACGTCCGCGTCTACGGCGCCAACCCGGTGACGGGGGAGCGCGGCGCCGAGGTGACCCGGCTCTCGGTCGGCGCGGGCGGGCTCGCCTTCTCGTTCGACCACCAGGTCCGGGTGGAGCGGTCGTGA
- a CDS encoding zinc ribbon domain-containing protein has product MIACTMCGNHNDESAAFCGDCGRFLEWNGEKLTPPPEVVVVVEEPPPPPPEERRSWWRRVRDKVASWFPDRTYVEPRTGATAVSAWAGESTPPPDPAPPEETPPAGQLPPPPPPPPPPGGKLPPPPPPPPPPGGKPPPPPPPPPPPPPPPGGQAPPPPPPPPPGGGAPPPPPPPPAAAAPPPPPPPPGGAPPPPPPPPAPGGATAVAAPEAPPRSDPELVAALAAPVSGTAYNRLDEEPPELRPAPAIKKTRAVVRTKPSRRLEPGDLVCATCGEGNAPTRNFCSRCGEDLADAGVVREKWWRKLFRRRKQHAAGTRPGQKGTGEHRRWLATLSFRRLKAIALVLAVLVTLAFAVYPPLRATVRDNAVALYRKVVPRLEPVRPITATSAHGLPEHESVKAWDTYNNTYWAAPMSGGPPKITFTFGDSFLMRNIILHAGAEGSFVANGRPSILKLTYNTGRTENVLPSDTSRQQTLELKNTTLVTSITVEVIDVYRGSDNPTVAISELEFFALK; this is encoded by the coding sequence GTGATCGCGTGCACGATGTGCGGCAACCACAACGACGAGTCCGCCGCGTTCTGCGGGGACTGCGGCCGGTTCCTGGAGTGGAACGGGGAGAAGCTGACCCCGCCGCCGGAGGTGGTGGTCGTGGTGGAGGAGCCGCCGCCCCCGCCGCCGGAGGAACGCCGGTCCTGGTGGCGCCGCGTCCGGGACAAGGTCGCCTCCTGGTTCCCGGACCGCACCTACGTCGAGCCCCGCACCGGGGCCACCGCCGTGAGCGCGTGGGCGGGCGAGTCCACCCCGCCCCCCGATCCCGCTCCGCCGGAGGAAACTCCCCCGGCCGGGCAACTGCCTCCGCCGCCCCCACCGCCTCCGCCGCCGGGCGGGAAGCTGCCCCCGCCTCCGCCACCACCCCCACCGCCGGGCGGGAAGCCGCCACCGCCACCGCCACCGCCTCCGCCCCCACCTCCGCCGCCGGGCGGCCAGGCCCCGCCCCCGCCGCCACCACCCCCGCCGGGTGGTGGGGCACCTCCGCCGCCACCTCCGCCCCCAGCGGCTGCGGCACCACCCCCACCCCCGCCACCGCCGGGAGGCGCGCCCCCGCCGCCCCCGCCGCCTCCCGCGCCCGGCGGCGCGACGGCGGTGGCCGCACCGGAGGCCCCGCCCCGGTCGGATCCCGAACTGGTGGCGGCGCTGGCCGCACCCGTCAGCGGGACCGCGTACAACCGGCTGGACGAGGAACCGCCGGAGCTCCGGCCCGCGCCCGCGATCAAGAAGACCCGCGCGGTGGTGCGCACCAAGCCCAGCCGCCGGCTCGAGCCAGGTGACCTGGTCTGCGCCACCTGCGGTGAGGGCAACGCCCCCACGCGCAACTTCTGCAGCCGCTGCGGTGAGGACCTCGCCGACGCCGGGGTGGTGCGGGAGAAGTGGTGGCGCAAGCTCTTCCGCCGCCGCAAGCAGCACGCGGCGGGCACGCGGCCGGGGCAGAAGGGCACCGGCGAGCACCGCCGGTGGCTGGCCACGCTCTCGTTCCGCCGGCTCAAAGCCATCGCGCTGGTGCTGGCCGTGCTGGTCACCCTGGCGTTCGCGGTCTACCCGCCGTTGCGCGCCACCGTGCGGGACAACGCCGTCGCGCTCTACCGGAAGGTGGTGCCGCGCCTGGAACCGGTGCGCCCGATCACCGCTACCTCGGCACACGGCCTGCCCGAGCACGAGTCCGTGAAGGCGTGGGACACCTACAACAACACCTACTGGGCGGCCCCGATGTCGGGCGGCCCGCCGAAGATCACCTTCACCTTCGGCGACAGCTTCCTGATGCGCAACATCATCCTGCACGCGGGCGCCGAGGGTTCCTTCGTGGCCAACGGCAGGCCGTCCATCCTCAAACTCACCTACAACACCGGCCGCACGGAGAACGTACTGCCGTCGGACACCTCCCGGCAGCAGACGCTGGAGCTGAAGAACACCACGCTCGTCACCTCGATCACCGTCGAGGTGATCGACGTCTACCGCGGTTCGGACAACCCCACGGTGGCGATCAGCGAGCTGGAGTTCTTCGCGCTCAAGTGA
- a CDS encoding AAA family ATPase — protein sequence MLLSASPNRLTGLLRRDVPLTKLADAAGARLRVVLGPAGAGKSVVLRQLAAEAGLTTRGCGFDGSAVTETGLVRQLARALGRSGPACVDDLLDALDEPADEVLLLLDDAHRLKGTPGAAALARVLAEAPPRLRFVVATRDDRVAGLDGAVLQLDQDDLRWRTWEVERLFGEVYRTPLHPEAAAALCARVEGLPMALRLLHLDTQGLPAAQRAVAFTAPLAHSPRLGQFLSREVLDPLPAELREFALAAAPLGVLDGPLCDTALDRADSGAVLTELSARHALTTRIADGGGAHRFHLLLQQHLEQRLAERLGPHLTRRAYASAATHLADAGHWAEAHRCHARSGDWVAAAAVPRRFGAHAGALIANAAMPVLIGDDPWVALADARRLRADGRLAGAHERYARAGARLPDSRLRWQCAREQSGLANWLDLPAEPLVDDVHGHLAAAVRAHPARLLALSSPISSPEWTLGRAVAALLDGRPGQAVETASALLDGDGFPALAARVLVAVVQGAHRREGTAAQFTRIAADCEAAGWLWLGRVARAGAAVVDPERCADAAAVQATCAEIGDRWGALLAGWFHCVGELHAGHDVVDPLLSLLRRAQDLSARVPETWVRLLLVDELRRRGLPVDDQVRALTAAVAETGLAHAVQRGERLIRERRRPTPPEAELVLVPPVVAEPPPVAVRCFVRFSFSVAGTEIDLDGLRPQPRRVLRMLSVHHGQPLHDERLVTALWPDAPVERAKHRLRVAVSSLRTTLRAHLDPPHGVVRLGNAYVLRLPPDSVVDVDDFAEALHRWRATREPAVGHRVLDLYRGELLAEDGPAEWLLARREALRGEAAGVAVALARAALARGDTTEAEAVCERGVVVDELDHRLWALLAEARTRTGNRAAALRAERAYRDLVAES from the coding sequence GTGCTGCTGTCTGCTTCCCCCAACCGGCTGACCGGGTTGCTCCGTCGGGATGTCCCGCTGACCAAATTGGCGGATGCCGCCGGGGCGCGGCTCCGGGTGGTGCTGGGCCCCGCCGGGGCGGGGAAGTCCGTGGTGCTGCGCCAACTGGCGGCGGAAGCCGGGCTCACCACGCGCGGCTGCGGGTTCGACGGGTCCGCGGTCACCGAAACGGGTTTGGTGCGGCAACTGGCCCGTGCGCTCGGCCGGTCCGGTCCCGCGTGCGTGGACGACCTGCTCGACGCGCTGGACGAACCGGCGGACGAGGTGTTGTTGCTGCTCGACGACGCGCACCGGCTGAAGGGCACGCCGGGAGCGGCGGCGCTGGCCAGGGTGCTGGCGGAAGCGCCGCCCCGGCTGCGTTTCGTGGTCGCCACCCGCGACGACCGGGTGGCCGGCCTGGACGGCGCGGTGCTGCAACTCGACCAGGACGACCTGCGGTGGCGCACCTGGGAAGTGGAGCGGTTGTTCGGCGAGGTCTACCGCACTCCCCTGCACCCCGAGGCCGCCGCGGCGCTGTGCGCGCGGGTGGAGGGGCTGCCGATGGCGCTGCGCCTGCTGCACCTGGACACCCAGGGCCTGCCCGCCGCGCAGCGGGCCGTCGCGTTCACCGCGCCGCTGGCCCACTCCCCCCGGCTCGGGCAGTTCCTCAGCCGGGAGGTGCTCGACCCGCTGCCCGCGGAACTGCGGGAGTTCGCCTTGGCGGCGGCACCCCTGGGCGTGCTGGACGGGCCGCTCTGCGACACCGCGCTCGACCGCGCCGACAGCGGCGCGGTGCTCACCGAGCTGTCCGCCCGGCACGCGCTGACCACGCGCATCGCCGACGGCGGTGGCGCGCACCGGTTCCACCTCCTGCTCCAGCAGCACCTGGAACAGCGGCTGGCCGAACGGCTCGGCCCGCACCTGACCCGCCGCGCCTACGCCTCGGCGGCCACGCACCTGGCCGACGCCGGGCACTGGGCCGAAGCCCACCGCTGCCACGCCAGATCGGGCGACTGGGTGGCCGCCGCGGCGGTGCCGCGGCGCTTCGGCGCGCACGCCGGGGCGCTGATCGCCAACGCGGCGATGCCCGTGCTGATCGGGGACGACCCGTGGGTGGCGCTCGCGGACGCCCGCCGGTTGCGTGCCGACGGCAGGCTCGCCGGGGCGCACGAGCGGTACGCGCGCGCCGGCGCGCGGCTGCCCGATTCCCGCCTGCGCTGGCAGTGCGCGCGGGAGCAGTCCGGCCTCGCCAACTGGCTGGACCTGCCCGCCGAGCCGCTCGTCGACGACGTCCACGGCCACCTCGCCGCCGCGGTGCGCGCGCACCCGGCCCGGTTGCTGGCCCTGTCGTCCCCCATTTCCAGTCCTGAGTGGACACTGGGCCGCGCGGTGGCCGCCCTGCTCGACGGGCGCCCCGGCCAGGCCGTCGAGACGGCTTCCGCACTGCTCGACGGCGACGGTTTCCCCGCGCTGGCCGCCCGGGTGCTGGTGGCCGTGGTGCAGGGGGCGCACCGGCGCGAGGGCACCGCCGCGCAGTTCACCCGGATCGCCGCCGACTGCGAGGCCGCGGGCTGGTTGTGGCTGGGGCGGGTGGCGCGGGCGGGAGCGGCGGTTGTGGACCCGGAGCGCTGCGCCGACGCCGCCGCGGTGCAGGCGACCTGCGCCGAGATCGGGGATCGCTGGGGTGCCTTGCTCGCCGGCTGGTTCCACTGCGTCGGCGAGCTGCACGCGGGCCACGACGTGGTCGACCCGCTGCTTTCCCTGCTGCGGCGGGCACAGGACCTTTCCGCCCGCGTGCCCGAAACCTGGGTGCGGTTGCTGCTCGTCGACGAACTGCGCCGCCGTGGCCTCCCGGTGGACGACCAGGTGCGGGCGCTGACGGCGGCGGTGGCCGAAACCGGGCTGGCGCACGCGGTCCAGCGCGGTGAGCGGCTGATCCGGGAGCGCCGAAGACCCACCCCGCCCGAAGCCGAACTCGTCCTGGTGCCGCCGGTCGTCGCCGAGCCGCCGCCGGTGGCCGTGCGCTGCTTCGTCCGGTTCTCCTTTTCCGTGGCGGGTACCGAAATCGACCTCGACGGCCTGCGCCCGCAACCCCGGCGGGTGCTGCGGATGCTCTCGGTGCACCACGGCCAGCCGCTGCACGACGAGCGGCTGGTGACCGCGCTCTGGCCGGACGCGCCGGTCGAGCGCGCCAAGCACCGGCTGCGGGTGGCGGTCTCCAGCCTGCGCACCACGCTCCGCGCGCACCTCGACCCGCCCCACGGCGTCGTCCGCCTCGGCAACGCCTACGTGCTGCGGTTGCCGCCGGACAGCGTGGTCGACGTGGACGATTTCGCCGAGGCGCTGCACCGGTGGCGCGCCACCCGCGAACCGGCGGTGGGGCACCGGGTGCTCGACCTCTACCGGGGTGAACTGCTGGCCGAGGACGGCCCGGCCGAATGGTTGCTGGCACGGCGCGAGGCGCTGCGGGGTGAAGCCGCCGGCGTGGCGGTGGCACTGGCGCGGGCCGCGCTCGCCCGTGGCGACACCACCGAGGCCGAGGCGGTGTGCGAACGCGGGGTGGTGGTGGACGAACTCGACCACCGGCTGTGGGCCCTGCTCGCCGAAGCCAGGACCCGCACCGGCAACCGGGCCGCCGCGCTGCGTGCCGAGCGGGCCTACCGGGACCTGGTCGCCGAAAGCTGA
- a CDS encoding COG1470 family protein, which yields MAVSALLRTTGVTVAPGGAGRCHVLIRNNSAVVDQFAFTVRGGTAAWTQVKPAKVNLMPNQEVSVELTFSPQRSAEVLAGDHPFALQVSSREDPHGSVVQEGVVTVERFTEVTAEVVPVTSTGRRLGKHTLAVDNLGNHEHPVEVTVADPDARLTFRVRPHAPRLRPGSATFVRVKAKPRKYFWKGPERSLPFVVKVLVPEQEPVEVEAALEQLPLVPRRFFWLFSILLALLILVAVFVMTLLRQQPVSIAGPAPSTSASAPPSSSAGAPPSSSAAPSSPGSATAAAVPPAVVNGGGSTRTPAPGGAAVVNSTFTVSAAAAPGVAGVQLFSYVVPEGTRQRLLSVRLTGPATDSGRVEVRHGNTVLAVYNLADLQGQGQLLNPEQSPLLASGDTVSLAVECTNATEPCTPQAVASTALVP from the coding sequence ATGGCCGTCAGTGCGCTGCTCCGCACCACCGGGGTCACCGTGGCGCCCGGGGGAGCCGGGCGCTGCCACGTGCTGATCCGCAACAACTCCGCCGTGGTCGACCAGTTCGCCTTCACCGTGCGCGGCGGCACCGCGGCCTGGACGCAGGTGAAACCGGCCAAGGTGAACCTGATGCCCAACCAGGAGGTCAGCGTCGAGCTGACCTTCTCCCCGCAGCGCAGCGCCGAGGTGCTCGCCGGGGACCACCCGTTCGCGCTGCAGGTCTCCTCGCGCGAGGACCCGCACGGGTCGGTGGTGCAGGAGGGCGTGGTCACCGTCGAGCGGTTCACCGAGGTGACCGCGGAGGTGGTGCCGGTCACCTCGACCGGGCGGCGGCTCGGCAAGCACACGCTGGCCGTGGACAACCTGGGCAACCACGAGCACCCGGTGGAGGTGACCGTCGCCGATCCGGACGCCAGGCTGACCTTCCGGGTCCGCCCGCACGCGCCCCGCCTGCGCCCGGGCTCGGCCACCTTCGTCCGGGTGAAGGCCAAGCCGCGCAAGTACTTCTGGAAGGGACCGGAGCGGTCGCTGCCGTTCGTGGTCAAGGTGCTGGTGCCGGAGCAGGAGCCGGTGGAGGTGGAGGCCGCGCTCGAGCAGCTGCCCCTGGTGCCGCGGCGGTTCTTCTGGCTGTTCTCCATCCTGCTGGCGCTGCTCATCCTGGTGGCGGTGTTCGTGATGACGCTGCTGCGCCAGCAACCGGTGTCCATCGCGGGCCCGGCACCCAGCACGAGCGCTTCCGCGCCGCCGAGCAGTTCGGCCGGCGCGCCGCCCTCCAGCAGCGCGGCGCCGTCTTCGCCGGGCTCGGCCACGGCCGCCGCGGTCCCGCCGGCGGTGGTGAACGGCGGCGGCAGCACCCGGACCCCGGCTCCCGGCGGGGCGGCGGTGGTCAACTCCACGTTCACCGTCTCCGCCGCGGCGGCGCCCGGGGTGGCGGGCGTGCAGCTGTTCTCCTACGTGGTGCCGGAAGGCACGCGCCAGCGGCTGCTCTCGGTCCGGCTCACCGGCCCGGCGACCGATTCCGGACGCGTCGAGGTCCGCCACGGCAACACCGTGTTGGCGGTGTACAACCTGGCCGACCTTCAGGGCCAGGGGCAGCTGCTCAACCCTGAGCAATCTCCTTTGCTGGCTTCAGGTGACACCGTTTCCCTGGCGGTCGAGTGCACGAACGCGACCGAGCCGTGCACCCCCCAGGCGGTAGCATCGACGGCGCTGGTGCCCTGA
- a CDS encoding phage tail protein — translation MTVSVPGPPLPSPYPLIDHLPAVFAEDRFAQRFTAAFDDVLATLISPIDCVGAYLDPLLAPPDFVRWLADWFGVLLDESWPESAQRAVVAEAVDLFRMRGTMAGLRRHLAVVVDGEVTISESGGTSVSTRPRPDPPADVEHWVRVTVRPRVPGALSEAAVEAVIRAAKPVHITHSLEVVP, via the coding sequence GTGACCGTCTCGGTCCCGGGCCCGCCGCTGCCCTCGCCCTACCCGCTGATCGACCACCTGCCCGCGGTGTTCGCCGAGGACCGGTTCGCCCAGCGCTTCACCGCCGCCTTCGACGACGTGCTGGCCACGCTGATCAGCCCGATCGACTGCGTCGGCGCCTACCTCGACCCGCTGCTGGCCCCGCCGGACTTCGTGCGCTGGCTGGCCGACTGGTTCGGCGTGCTGCTGGACGAGAGCTGGCCGGAGTCGGCGCAGCGCGCGGTGGTCGCCGAAGCCGTGGACCTGTTCCGGATGCGCGGCACCATGGCGGGCCTGCGACGGCACCTGGCCGTGGTGGTCGACGGCGAGGTCACCATCAGCGAGAGCGGGGGCACCTCGGTGTCCACCCGGCCGCGGCCCGACCCGCCGGCCGACGTCGAGCACTGGGTGCGGGTGACGGTGCGGCCGCGGGTTCCCGGCGCGTTGTCCGAGGCGGCGGTCGAGGCCGTCATCCGGGCCGCGAAACCGGTCCACATCACGCACAGCCTGGAGGTCGTCCCGTGA
- a CDS encoding helix-turn-helix transcriptional regulator produces the protein MPERLPVHVTATDPILETGVAAQLRARPELVLLPVPGPALEVDPSAVCVVVSDVADDAALRLVRELRGRGLRQVVMVLAVIDDGALLSAVEVGVCGLVLRAEATPERLVESVRHAAAMGGVLSPRLLGRLLDQVNRLQNQVLAPRGLRFSGLSDREAAVLRMIAQGMEVREIAARLCYSERTIKNTVHDVVSRFQLRNRTHAVAFAMREGMI, from the coding sequence ATGCCGGAGAGACTCCCCGTTCACGTCACCGCGACCGACCCGATCCTGGAGACCGGGGTGGCCGCCCAGTTGCGCGCCCGTCCGGAGCTGGTTCTGCTCCCCGTGCCGGGCCCCGCGCTCGAGGTCGATCCGTCGGCGGTGTGCGTGGTGGTCAGCGACGTGGCCGACGACGCCGCCCTGCGGCTGGTCCGCGAACTCCGCGGGCGGGGCCTGCGGCAGGTGGTGATGGTGCTGGCGGTGATCGACGACGGCGCCCTGCTGTCCGCGGTGGAGGTGGGTGTGTGCGGCCTGGTGCTGCGCGCGGAAGCGACCCCGGAGCGACTGGTCGAATCGGTCCGCCACGCCGCGGCGATGGGCGGGGTGCTCTCGCCCCGTTTGCTGGGTCGTCTGCTGGATCAGGTGAACCGCCTGCAGAACCAGGTCCTGGCGCCCCGGGGGTTGCGGTTCTCCGGCCTCTCCGACCGCGAGGCAGCGGTGCTGCGCATGATCGCCCAGGGCATGGAAGTGCGGGAGATAGCCGCACGACTGTGCTATTCCGAGCGCACCATAAAGAACACCGTGCACGACGTGGTCAGCCGTTTCCAGTTGCGCAACCGAACCCACGCCGTCGCCTTCGCCATGCGGGAAGGCATGATCTGA